In Juglans regia cultivar Chandler chromosome 13, Walnut 2.0, whole genome shotgun sequence, the following proteins share a genomic window:
- the LOC109002544 gene encoding SEC12-like protein 2 — MGRSKGLDTPNFQKYGLPFYSAAWVPFKSIKFEHESSGQEEDLNQSSDQISRGDGSSLAPESSADYNYIVFAGGGGEGRSGIPNAVVLARFDYTSNVLSDQPVAKLGTGSDLPYRMGIHPGRDGLICSMPKSCRWFKWEVEKSEEVHKLGLKLSDKVLTQLEDVGQQLALAFNKEGSALAAGGEDGNLRVFKWPSMEITLNEAGAHTTLKNLDFSPDGKYLVSLGNSGPARVWDVTSSTVIASLPKENDEVFCSCKFSESSDKNQVLYIAAVTGKGGSIVTWNPTTWRRMGSKPVARDTISAFNVSPDGKFLACGTTQGDILILNSTSMRVQTMVRKAHVGFVTALAFSHDSRALASVSLDSSARVTLIEERKKTGGLSLWVIVFVILLAVAVYFMKNEGILS, encoded by the exons ATGGGGAGGAGCAAGGGCCTGGACACTCCCAACTTCCAGAAATACGGCCTCCCTTTCTATTCGGCCGCTTGGGTTCCGTTTAAGAGCATCAAATTCGAACACGAATCCTCAGGCCAGGAGGAAGACCTCAACCAATCCAGCGATCAAATTTCCAGAGGCGACGGATCTTCTCTGGCTCCGGAGTCCTCCGCCGATTATAACTACATCGTGTTCGCCGGTGGCGGCGGCGAGGGCCGGAGTGGAATCCCGAACGCCGTTGTTCTTGCCCGATTCGACTACACATCTAACGTTCTCTCCGATCAGCCT GTGGCTAAGCTTGGAACTGGCTCTGATTTGCCTTATAGAATGGGGATTCATCCTGGTCGAGATGGCCTCATTTGTTCAATGCCTAAGAGTTGCAG ATGGTTCAAATGGGAAGTAGAAAAGAGCGAGGAAGTTCATAAATTGGGTTTGAAGCTGTCTGATAAAGTGCTCACCCAGTTGGAAGATGTTGGACAGCAATTAGCATTAGCTTTTAACAAGGAGGGTTCTGCGCTTGCTGCTGGTGGCGAG GATGGAAATTTGAGGGTCTTCAAGTGGCCTAGCATGGAAATTACTCTCAATGAGGCTGGCGCTCATACCACTTTGAAGAACTTAGACTTCAG CCCTGATGGGAAATATCTTGTCTCCTTAGGAAATAGTGGCCCTGCCAGGGTTTGGGATGTGACATCCTCAACGGTCATAGCTTCACTTCCAAAGGAAAAT GATGAGGTTTTTTGCTCATGTAAATTTTCTGAGAGTAGTGATAAGAATCAGGTCCTATATATTGCTGCAGTGACAG GTAAAGGTGGGAGCATCGTGACTTGGAATCCAACCACGTGGAGGAGGATGGGATCCAAGCCTGTTGCTCGGGACACAATTTCTGCCTTTAATGTTTCACCAGATGGAAAGTTCCTTGCTTG CGGGACGACTCAAGGAGACATTTTGATTTTAAACTCAACCAGCATGCGGGTTCAGACAATGGTTAGGAAAGCTCACGTTGGCTTTGTAACTGCCCTGGCATTCTCTCATGACTCAAG GGCTTTGGCTTCTGTATCCCTGGACTCAAGTGCGAGGGTGACACTTAttgaggagaggaagaaaacgG GTGGATTGAGCTTATGGGTCATTGTGTTCGTCATTCTACTCGCCGTTGCTGTATATTTTATGAAGAATGAAGGAATCCTTAGCTAG
- the LOC109002543 gene encoding probable pectinesterase/pectinesterase inhibitor 61: protein MEYYGRLQQPDTLGESSRSHIHVPEDASTIPSPQRSRKKKVILLSLLSVALIVAAAISAVILIGLPGGVSNRPESAIHRKPTQAISRTCSKTRYPDLCVNSLLDFPGSLTASERDLVHISFNMTLQRLSKALYFSSGISYVQMEPRVRSAYDDCLELLDDSVDSLSRSLVSVSSTTSTQDVLTWLSAALTNQDTCAEGFADLSGSVRDQMAARLKDLSELVSNCLAIFSGADTDDFSGVPIQNRRRLMENDMSVENEDGLPRWLSRKERELLDMPISAIQADIVVSHDGNGTYKTIAEAIKKAPEHSSRRTIIYVRAGRYVEENLKVGRKKTYLMFIGDGRGKTVISGGKSVADKVTTFHTASFAATGAGFIARDMTFENSAGPGNHQAVALRVGADHGVVYRCNIIGYQDTLYVHSNRQFFRECDIYGTVDFIFGNAAVVFQNCNIYARKPMPQQKNTITAQNRKDPNQNTGISIHACRILATSDLEASKGSFPTYLGRPWKMYARVVYMLSYMGDHIHPHGWLEWNTSSFALDTLYYGEYMNNGPGGAVGQRVKWPGYRVITSKVEASKFTVAQFIYGSSWLPSTGVAFLAGLSV from the exons ATGGAGTACTACGGCAGGCTCCAACAGCCTGACACGCTGGGTGAGTCATCCAGAAGCCACATCCATGTACCGGAAGACGCCAGTACTATACCCTCCCCACAGCgcagcagaaagaagaaagtgaTCCTCCTATCACTGCTCTCAGTCGCTCTAATAGTTGCCGCTGCGATCTCCGCCGTGATTCTGATCGGGCTCCCTGGCGGTGTGTCTAACCGACCCGAATCGGCAATCCACCGCAAGCCCACCCAGGCTATCTCCAGGACCTGCAGCAAGACCCGGTATCCGGACCTCTGCGTTAACTCCCTGCTCGATTTCCCGGGCTCGCTCACCGCGTCGGAGCGCGACCTCGTTCACATTTCCTTTAACATGACGCTGCAGCGACTGAGCAAAGCCCTCTACTTCTCCTCCGGGATCTCCTACGTCCAGATGGAGCCACGCGTACGTTCCGCCTACGACGACTGCCTGGAGCTTCTCGACGACTCTGTGGACTCGCTCTCCCGTTCGCTCGTCTCAGTCTCCAGCACCACCTCCACCCAGGACGTGCTGACGTGGCTGAGCGCGGCGCTGACTAACCAAGACACTTGTGCGGAGGGGTTCGCGGACCTGAGCGGGTCCGTCAGGGACCAGATGGCGGCAAGGTTGAAGGACCTGTCTGAGCTGGTAAGCAATTGCCTGGCCATATTCTCGGGGGCCGACACGGACGACTTTTCTGGAGTCCCGATACAGAACAGGCGCAGGTTAATGGAAAACGATATGTCGGTGGAGAATGAGGATGGTTTGCCGAGATGGTTGAGCAGGAAGGAGAGGGAATTGCTGGATATGCCGATATCGGCAATACAAGCCGATATAGTGGTGTCCCATGACGGGAATGGAACGTATAAGACGATTGCAGAGGCGATCAAGAAGGCACCCGAGCATAGTTCTCGACGGACGATTATTTACGTGAGGGCAGGAAG gtACGTTGAGGAAAACTTGAAAGTGGGAAGGAAGAAGACGTACTTGATGTTTATAGGGGACGGGAGGGGTAAGACGGTCATCTCGGGTGGCAAAAGTGTTGCCGATAAAGTGACGACATTCCACACCGCATCGTTCG CGGCAACCGGAGCTGGTTTCATTGCACGGGACATGACATTTGAGAACTCGGCAGGACCAGGCAACCACCAAGCGGTGGCGCTTCGTGTTGGTGCGGACCATGGCGTGGTCTACCGCTGCAACATCATCGGCTACCAAGACACGCTCTACGTCCACTCCAATCGCCAGTTCTTCCGCGAATGCGACATCTATGGCACTGTGGACTTCATATTTGGCAACGCTGCCGTTGTGTTCCAAAACTGTAACATCTATGCTCGCAAGCCAATGCCCCAGCAGAAGAACACCATCACCGCCCAAAACCGCAAAGACCCTAATCAAAACACCGGCATTTCCATCCACGCTTGCCGGATCCTCGCCACCTCCGATCTCGAAGCATCCAAAGGTAGCTTCCCGACATATCTAGGCCGTCCATGGAAGATGTACGCCAGAGTTGTCTACATGTTATCCTACATGGGTGATCACATTCACCCACATGGGTGGTTGGAATGGAACACAAGTTCGTTCGCTTTAGATACACTGTACTACGGCGAATACATGAATAATGGTCCAGGAGGAGCAGTTGGGCAACGCGTCAAATGGCCGGGGTATCGAGTTATTACGTCGAAAGTGGAGGCAAGCAAGTTTACCGTTGCACAGTTTATTTATGGCTCGTCGTGGTTGCCGTCTACCGGAGTGGCATTTTTAGCCGGGCTCTCCGTTTAA
- the LOC118344253 gene encoding uncharacterized mitochondrial protein AtMg00310-like, with the protein MSNFWWGSQDKATKVQWKNWENLSLSKRDGGLGFRDLVSFNLALLAKQAWRLLTQETPIATRILKAVYYPNTSILQTQAGSRPSFAWKSICATIPIIKEGYIWQVGDGKSIKVWEDKWIKREGSCTVHSQRKIMSESAMVADLIDTNAGWWNVQLIKEIFMAAEV; encoded by the coding sequence ATGTCAAATTTCTGGTGGGGCTCTCAGGATAAAGCTACTAAGGTGCAATGGAAAAATTGGGAGAATTTGAGTTTAAGTAAAAGGGATGGAGGGCTTGGCTTTAGAGATCTAGTGTCCTTCAACTTAGCATTATTGGCTAAACAAGCATGGAGGTTGCTCACACAGGAAACACCAATAGCAACTCGAATCCTTAAAGCTGTGTATTATCCTAACACTTCCATTCTACAGACTCAGGCTGGTTCTAGACCTTCATTTGCTTGGAAGAGTATTTGTGCAACAATTCCTATTATAAAGGAAGGTTATATTTGGCAGGTTGGGGATGGCAAGAGTATTAAGGTGTGGGAAGATAAATGGATTAAGAGAGAGGGGTCCTGTACAGTTCATTCACAAAGGAAAATTATGTCTGAAAGTGCAATGGTTGCAGATTTAATTGATACTAATGCAGGATGGTGGAATGTTCAGCTTATAAAAGAGATTTTCATGGCAGCAGAAGTATAG